In Hamadaea flava, a genomic segment contains:
- a CDS encoding PhzF family phenazine biosynthesis protein, translating to MTIVDACLRDGRGGSPTTVLAEAGLADAERRAIAIHNGTSHAVFVDVRQTDVALRFFTSAGELPACGHGTVAALAYLADRFGERDFQLRTRDRSFVGRATDHGYWFDAGPVDLREPAPAECDGVLAALGATPAGGLCVASVGRPRLLVPVATPTVLAGLTPDLDRLRTVCDHLGLLGCYVYSVPSGGRAAARMFAPSIGVPEDIANANSTSCLAAYLARDGEAAITVDMGDALGVPAAIEAEARRTGVWVGGAAALR from the coding sequence GTGACGATCGTGGACGCCTGCCTCCGGGACGGCCGCGGCGGTTCGCCGACCACGGTGCTGGCCGAGGCGGGCCTGGCCGATGCCGAGCGCCGGGCGATAGCCATCCACAATGGAACGTCGCACGCCGTCTTCGTCGACGTACGCCAGACCGACGTAGCCCTTCGATTCTTCACCAGCGCCGGCGAACTTCCGGCGTGCGGGCACGGAACGGTCGCGGCGTTGGCGTACCTGGCCGACCGATTCGGCGAGCGGGACTTCCAGCTGCGTACGCGCGACCGGTCGTTCGTCGGCCGAGCGACCGACCACGGGTACTGGTTCGACGCCGGTCCGGTCGACCTTCGGGAACCGGCTCCGGCGGAGTGCGACGGCGTACTCGCGGCGCTGGGCGCGACCCCAGCAGGCGGACTGTGCGTCGCCTCCGTCGGGCGGCCGCGCCTGCTCGTCCCGGTCGCCACACCGACGGTCCTCGCCGGACTGACGCCTGACCTCGACCGGCTCCGGACCGTGTGCGACCACTTAGGACTACTCGGCTGCTACGTCTACAGCGTTCCATCGGGCGGCCGGGCGGCGGCCCGGATGTTCGCCCCGTCGATCGGCGTACCGGAGGACATCGCCAACGCCAACAGCACCAGCTGCCTGGCGGCGTACCTGGCTCGGGACGGGGAGGCCGCCATCACGGTGGACATGGGCGACGCTTTGGGCGTACCAGCTGCTATTGAAGCTGAAGCGCGGCGGACCGGAGTCTGGGTCGGCGGCGCGGCGGCCCTCAGGTAG
- a CDS encoding MarR family winged helix-turn-helix transcriptional regulator: MSDIGMPATVTFRLGTLGALVTDRFTAKIADLDLKPKHVGVLTALAAGPPASQQELAGLTGVAPSLMVTLADHLEAIGAIARTRDAGDRRRMVLTLTARGRKLLTQCAKLAQDLDAELTASLSADQRVQLATALGVLAGENGLPT, encoded by the coding sequence GTGAGCGACATCGGAATGCCGGCGACCGTGACCTTCCGGCTCGGCACGCTGGGCGCGCTGGTCACGGACCGGTTCACGGCGAAGATCGCCGACCTGGATCTCAAGCCTAAGCACGTCGGCGTGCTGACCGCGCTCGCCGCCGGGCCGCCCGCCAGCCAGCAGGAGCTGGCGGGCCTGACGGGGGTCGCGCCCAGCCTGATGGTCACGCTCGCGGATCATCTGGAGGCGATCGGGGCGATCGCGCGGACGAGGGATGCCGGTGACCGGCGGCGCATGGTGCTCACGCTGACCGCGCGGGGGCGCAAGCTGCTCACGCAGTGCGCCAAGCTCGCGCAGGATCTCGACGCCGAGCTGACCGCTTCGCTCTCGGCCGACCAGCGGGTCCAGCTGGCCACCGCGCTCGGCGTCCTGGCCGGGGAGAACGGCCTGCCTACCTGA
- a CDS encoding anthrone oxygenase family protein has protein sequence MRTRTWVLGLATILSGLYAGFCVAYALTVMPGLAGTDDKTFVEAMRSVNEATPSVPFALIFAGPVVLGIAALVMHRAQRRTAILLAAALACSVATVAVTLLGNVPLNGQLTEAGDPAALREAFESPWVTFHLLRTALAISAFGLVAAASAGARERAGLALPA, from the coding sequence ATGCGGACGCGTACCTGGGTTCTGGGGCTCGCCACGATCCTGTCCGGCCTGTACGCGGGGTTCTGTGTCGCGTACGCGCTCACGGTGATGCCCGGTCTCGCCGGGACGGATGACAAGACCTTCGTCGAGGCCATGCGCTCGGTGAACGAGGCCACGCCGAGCGTCCCGTTCGCGCTGATCTTCGCCGGTCCGGTGGTGCTCGGCATCGCCGCCCTGGTCATGCACCGTGCGCAGCGGCGTACCGCGATCCTGCTCGCCGCCGCGCTCGCCTGCTCGGTGGCGACTGTCGCGGTGACCTTGCTGGGCAACGTTCCCCTGAACGGTCAGCTGACCGAGGCCGGCGATCCGGCCGCGCTCCGCGAGGCGTTCGAAAGTCCGTGGGTGACCTTCCACCTTCTCCGGACGGCCCTGGCGATCAGCGCGTTCGGGCTGGTCGCGGCGGCGTCCGCCGGAGCACGCGAACGGGCGGGCCTAGCATTACCCGCGTGA
- a CDS encoding glycosyltransferase produces the protein MIITLVIDTFNINNNGTTMSATRFAAALLARGHTVRVVTCGEPGEPGDPGDPAEPGDPALDGLEVFYLPELVVPIASRLAHRQNTLFAKPDREVLTTAVKGADVVHIYQPWALGRAAERIARELGVPAIAAFHIQPENVTYNIGLGWFRPAAHLVYLLLRLTFYGRFADIHCPSTFIAAQLRRHGYRARLHVISNGVDPAFRPFRSFPPDRVSSAGGPGPPASVGSSGSLGSSGSGGSEPFRILMVGRFSPEKRQDVLIRAVRRARHADRVQVCFAGHGPTEKRLRRLAAKLPIPARFGYYAQDELIDLIRTCDLYVHASDVEIEGLSCMEAFSCGLVPVISDSPRSATGQFALSPENLFSAGDPASLADRIDYWIEHPAARAAASAAYAQLGDLYEVDRSIKAIERVYAKAGDPPENPAGYAHWPYRLAAIAFYYAIAIPALFVWTRLLLGVRAERRTGTRPTGGALTVCNHVHFLDSALVAIAVFPRRIVVTSAPINLENRWYGWLVRLLGGIAVPTELSKLPLFFGELELFLAMGRLVHFFPEGELEPYNTALRPFKRGAFHLAAQARVPIVPLSIRFTEPTGLDRLFRRKPTMVVVRGEPIAPTETDPHSDEAIRQELARRHMTAFTTHLSADNGRSDTPR, from the coding sequence ATGATCATCACACTGGTCATCGACACGTTCAACATCAACAACAACGGGACCACCATGTCGGCGACCCGGTTCGCCGCCGCGCTGCTCGCGCGCGGCCACACGGTACGCGTGGTGACCTGCGGCGAACCCGGCGAACCCGGCGACCCTGGCGACCCAGCTGAACCGGGTGATCCGGCGCTCGACGGGCTGGAGGTCTTCTACCTCCCGGAACTCGTGGTGCCGATCGCGTCCCGGCTCGCCCACCGGCAGAACACCCTGTTCGCCAAGCCGGACCGGGAAGTGCTGACCACAGCCGTCAAAGGCGCCGACGTCGTCCACATCTACCAGCCATGGGCGTTGGGCCGGGCCGCCGAACGGATCGCGCGCGAGCTGGGCGTACCGGCCATCGCCGCGTTCCACATCCAGCCCGAGAACGTCACCTACAACATCGGGCTGGGCTGGTTCCGCCCGGCCGCGCACCTCGTGTACCTCCTGCTGCGGCTCACCTTCTACGGCCGCTTCGCCGACATCCACTGCCCGTCGACGTTCATCGCCGCCCAGCTCCGCCGTCACGGGTATCGGGCCCGGCTCCACGTGATCTCCAACGGGGTGGACCCGGCGTTCCGTCCCTTCCGGTCTTTCCCGCCCGACCGCGTGTCGTCGGCCGGCGGCCCCGGCCCTCCGGCGTCCGTCGGCTCCTCGGGGTCTCTCGGCTCCTCGGGGTCCGGCGGTTCCGAGCCGTTCCGGATACTCATGGTGGGCCGGTTCTCGCCGGAGAAGCGCCAGGACGTGCTGATCCGGGCCGTTCGCCGGGCCCGTCACGCCGACCGTGTCCAGGTCTGCTTCGCCGGACACGGGCCGACCGAGAAGCGCCTGCGCCGGCTGGCCGCCAAGCTCCCGATCCCGGCCCGATTCGGCTACTACGCCCAGGACGAGTTGATCGACCTCATCCGCACCTGCGACCTCTACGTGCACGCCTCCGACGTGGAGATCGAGGGGCTGTCCTGCATGGAGGCGTTCTCCTGCGGGCTCGTGCCAGTCATCTCCGACAGCCCGCGGAGTGCGACCGGCCAGTTCGCGCTCAGCCCGGAGAACCTCTTCAGCGCCGGCGACCCCGCCTCGCTCGCCGACCGGATCGACTACTGGATCGAGCATCCGGCCGCCCGAGCCGCGGCGTCTGCGGCGTACGCCCAGCTCGGCGACCTCTATGAAGTGGATCGCAGCATCAAGGCGATCGAGCGGGTGTACGCCAAAGCCGGCGACCCACCGGAGAACCCGGCCGGGTACGCCCACTGGCCCTACCGGCTGGCGGCGATCGCCTTCTACTACGCGATCGCCATCCCCGCCCTGTTCGTGTGGACGCGCCTGCTCCTCGGCGTACGCGCGGAACGCCGGACCGGCACCCGGCCGACCGGCGGGGCGCTGACGGTCTGCAACCACGTGCACTTCCTGGACAGCGCACTGGTCGCGATCGCCGTGTTCCCGCGCCGCATCGTCGTCACCTCGGCCCCGATCAATCTCGAGAACCGCTGGTACGGCTGGCTCGTGCGGCTGCTCGGCGGCATCGCCGTGCCCACCGAACTGTCGAAGTTGCCGCTCTTCTTCGGCGAGCTGGAACTCTTCCTCGCCATGGGCCGCCTCGTGCACTTCTTCCCCGAAGGCGAACTCGAGCCCTACAACACGGCCCTGCGCCCCTTCAAACGCGGCGCGTTCCACCTCGCCGCCCAGGCGCGCGTACCGATCGTGCCGTTGTCGATCCGGTTCACCGAGCCGACCGGGCTGGACCGGTTGTTCCGTCGCAAGCCCACGATGGTCGTGGTGCGGGGCGAACCCATCGCCCCCACCGAGACCGACCCGCACAGCGACGAGGCGATCCGCCAGGAGCTTGCACGCCGCCACATGACCGCCTTCACCACCCACCTCTCAGCTGACAATGGACGATCGGATACTCCCCGGTAG
- a CDS encoding arylsulfatase, translating to MTREFNGRIALDIRDSVPDWAAFLPDKAPQGAPNVLVVLYDDTGCAAWSPYGGRIQMPTMQRLADNGLTYSQWHTTALCSPTRSTFLTGRNHHMNGFASISESSTGFPGYSSHIPPSCAPMAGVLRDAGWSTFWVGKNHNVPVDAWTMGASKKEWPLGMGYDRFYGFIGGETNQWFPDLAEDNHYIDQPYKPEDGYHLSKDLADKALQFIRDAKQSEPDKPWYLWFCPGANHAPHHAPQDYIDKYKGVFDDGYEAYREWVLARMIEKGILPADTELTEINPMTEGTFAPADAVRPWDSLSAEEKQLFCRMAEVYAAFSEYTDAQVGRIVDYLESSGQLDNTIIFYCADNGASGEGSPNGSVNEGKFFNNWPDTMAENLKHLNDLGTPNTYNHYPTGWAAAFSTPYRMFKRYVYQGGVCDPLVIHWPAGMKARGEVRHQYHHSTDIVPTILDVCGVTMPEVVNGVEQTPLAGVSMRYSFDGADAPTRKETQYYEMFGNRGIWRKGWKAVTEHGPILGKGAFDKDRWQLFHTDVDRSEAHDLAAEHPEKVKELADLWMAEAKANNVLPLNDLAAAGKDLQEFLALEFHVPVPPSGQYVYYPGTSEVPERSAANVHAVSYKVLAEIDVADRAEGVIFAAGSRFGGHSLFIKDGTLTYAYNFLGIPPETRISAPAPGPGKHIVGVEFTKERTGERMESYGPCKLYIDDQVVAEQELRTMTGHFALCGEGLCIGYDGGDAVSSEYTPRFEFTGGEIVKVVFDVADDAYVDVEQHLAAAMARD from the coding sequence ATGACCAGAGAGTTCAACGGCCGGATCGCGCTGGACATCCGGGACTCGGTCCCCGACTGGGCGGCCTTCCTGCCCGACAAGGCACCGCAGGGCGCCCCGAACGTGCTGGTCGTGCTCTACGACGACACCGGCTGCGCCGCCTGGTCGCCGTACGGCGGCCGGATCCAGATGCCCACCATGCAGCGGCTGGCCGACAACGGGCTGACCTACTCCCAGTGGCACACCACGGCACTGTGCTCCCCCACCCGGTCCACCTTCCTGACCGGGCGCAACCACCACATGAACGGCTTCGCCTCGATCTCGGAGTCGTCGACCGGCTTCCCGGGGTACAGCTCCCACATCCCGCCGTCGTGCGCGCCGATGGCGGGCGTACTGCGGGACGCGGGGTGGTCCACCTTCTGGGTGGGCAAGAACCACAACGTGCCGGTCGACGCCTGGACGATGGGGGCGTCGAAGAAGGAGTGGCCGCTCGGCATGGGCTACGACCGGTTCTACGGCTTCATCGGCGGCGAGACCAACCAGTGGTTCCCCGACCTGGCCGAGGACAACCACTACATCGACCAGCCCTACAAGCCCGAGGACGGCTACCACCTGTCTAAGGACCTGGCGGACAAGGCGCTGCAGTTCATCCGGGACGCCAAGCAGTCCGAGCCGGACAAGCCCTGGTACCTGTGGTTCTGCCCGGGGGCCAACCACGCCCCGCACCACGCCCCGCAGGACTACATCGACAAGTACAAGGGCGTCTTCGACGACGGCTACGAGGCGTACCGGGAATGGGTCCTGGCGCGCATGATCGAGAAGGGCATCCTGCCCGCCGACACCGAGCTGACCGAGATCAACCCGATGACCGAGGGCACCTTCGCCCCCGCCGACGCGGTACGCCCCTGGGACTCGCTCTCCGCCGAGGAGAAGCAGCTGTTCTGCCGGATGGCCGAGGTGTACGCGGCGTTCTCGGAGTACACCGACGCGCAGGTCGGCCGGATCGTGGACTACCTCGAATCGTCCGGGCAGCTCGACAACACGATCATCTTCTACTGCGCCGACAACGGGGCGTCCGGCGAGGGCAGCCCGAACGGCTCGGTGAACGAGGGCAAGTTCTTCAACAACTGGCCGGACACCATGGCGGAGAATCTCAAGCACCTGAACGACCTCGGTACGCCCAACACCTACAACCACTACCCGACGGGCTGGGCGGCGGCGTTCTCCACGCCCTACCGGATGTTCAAGCGCTACGTCTACCAGGGCGGGGTGTGCGACCCGCTGGTGATCCACTGGCCGGCCGGGATGAAGGCCCGCGGCGAGGTACGCCACCAGTACCACCACAGCACCGACATCGTCCCGACGATCCTCGACGTGTGCGGGGTGACCATGCCCGAGGTCGTGAACGGGGTCGAGCAGACGCCGCTCGCCGGGGTGTCGATGCGGTACAGCTTCGACGGCGCCGACGCGCCCACCCGCAAGGAGACGCAGTACTACGAGATGTTCGGCAACCGGGGCATCTGGCGCAAGGGCTGGAAGGCCGTCACCGAGCACGGGCCGATCCTCGGCAAGGGGGCCTTCGACAAGGACCGGTGGCAGCTGTTCCACACCGACGTGGACCGATCCGAGGCGCACGACCTGGCGGCCGAGCATCCCGAGAAGGTCAAGGAGCTGGCCGACCTGTGGATGGCCGAGGCCAAGGCCAACAACGTGCTGCCGCTCAACGACCTCGCGGCCGCCGGCAAGGACCTGCAGGAGTTCCTGGCGCTGGAGTTCCACGTCCCGGTGCCGCCGTCGGGTCAGTACGTCTACTACCCGGGCACCAGTGAGGTTCCCGAACGGTCGGCGGCCAACGTCCACGCCGTGTCCTACAAGGTGCTCGCCGAGATCGACGTCGCGGACCGCGCCGAGGGCGTCATCTTCGCCGCCGGTTCACGGTTCGGCGGGCATTCCCTGTTCATCAAGGACGGGACGCTGACGTACGCGTACAACTTCCTCGGGATCCCGCCGGAGACCAGGATCTCCGCCCCGGCGCCCGGCCCCGGCAAGCACATCGTCGGCGTCGAGTTCACCAAGGAACGCACCGGTGAGCGCATGGAGTCCTACGGCCCGTGCAAGCTCTACATCGACGATCAGGTGGTCGCCGAGCAGGAGCTGCGGACGATGACGGGCCACTTCGCACTGTGCGGCGAGGGACTGTGCATCGGCTACGACGGCGGCGACGCGGTCAGCTCCGAGTACACGCCCCGGTTCGAGTTCACCGGGGGCGAGATCGTCAAGGTCGTCTTCGACGTCGCCGACGACGCGTACGTAGACGTCGAGCAGCATCTCGCGGCGGCGATGGCCCGAGACTGA
- a CDS encoding formylglycine-generating enzyme family protein — protein MTQLHDVRRSPGRAEMATIPGGRFTMGSDRHYPEEAPAHPVEVGPFLLDTHPVTNARYAEFVAATGHVTLAERAPDPADYPGADPALLVPASAVFTPPGHPVDLRDAYQWWSHVPGADWRHPRGPRSNLSELDDHPVVHLAYADAEAYAQWAGKRLPTEAEWEFAARGGHDGREYAWGDELTPGGVHLANVWQGAFPHVNDEADGWYWTSPVGSYPANDYGLADLIGNVWEWTADWWSAHRPATTPSCCGTPAPRHNPTGGKAALSVDPGAPLGERLPRKVMKGGSYLCAPSYCRRYRPAARLPQTVDTSTCHLGFRCAADLG, from the coding sequence ATGACGCAGCTGCACGACGTACGCCGGTCGCCGGGTCGCGCCGAAATGGCGACGATCCCCGGCGGCCGGTTCACCATGGGGTCCGACCGGCACTATCCGGAGGAGGCCCCGGCGCATCCGGTCGAGGTCGGCCCGTTCCTGCTCGACACGCATCCGGTCACCAACGCCCGGTACGCCGAGTTCGTCGCGGCGACCGGGCACGTGACGCTCGCCGAGCGCGCGCCCGATCCGGCCGACTATCCGGGCGCGGATCCGGCGTTGCTCGTCCCCGCGTCGGCGGTGTTCACCCCGCCGGGGCATCCGGTCGATCTGCGGGACGCGTACCAGTGGTGGTCGCATGTGCCGGGCGCGGATTGGCGGCATCCTCGCGGCCCGCGGTCCAATCTGTCCGAACTGGATGATCATCCGGTGGTGCATCTCGCCTACGCCGACGCGGAGGCTTACGCCCAGTGGGCCGGCAAGCGGCTGCCGACCGAGGCGGAGTGGGAGTTCGCCGCGCGCGGCGGCCACGACGGCCGCGAATACGCCTGGGGTGACGAGCTGACGCCGGGCGGAGTGCATCTCGCGAATGTCTGGCAGGGCGCGTTTCCGCACGTCAACGACGAGGCGGACGGCTGGTACTGGACCTCGCCGGTCGGGTCGTATCCCGCGAACGACTATGGGCTGGCCGATCTGATCGGCAACGTCTGGGAGTGGACGGCCGACTGGTGGTCGGCGCATCGACCGGCGACGACGCCGTCGTGCTGCGGCACGCCCGCGCCCCGCCACAACCCGACCGGCGGCAAGGCGGCGCTCAGCGTCGACCCTGGCGCGCCGCTCGGCGAACGCCTCCCACGCAAGGTCATGAAGGGCGGCTCCTACCTCTGCGCGCCCAGCTACTGCCGTCGCTACCGCCCGGCCGCGCGGCTGCCCCAGACCGTCGACACCAGCACCTGCCATCTCGGCTTCCGCTGCGCCGCCGACCTCGGATGA
- a CDS encoding SulP family inorganic anion transporter produces MTPLFPTLRGYQRGWLRADVLAGLAAGAVVVPQAMAYATIAGLPVQVGLYTCMIPMLLYAVLGGSRVLSTSTTSTIATLTASTMAAAGVAAGSTSALATLTVEVGLLLLGGWLLRLGALVENISTPVLVGVKTGVGLVVAVGQLPKLLGIDVSLAGGFFAQLNTVVSHLGDANSTTIALSAVLLIVLVGAGWLLPRVPAPLVAVVLALLASVLLDLPSRGVALIAPVPSGLPVPDLPGFAHSAAMLPGAIAIAFMVFMESLSVGRAMRKPSEPALDNDRELLAAGAAGTAGAFFGAMPSAGGFSQTAVNDRAGARTQAAQLVTIALAVAVALWLAPVLDELPQAALAAMVLVAVLGLIKPADFARLARIDRIEFWIAAATAFVGLTAGLLAAVAVGIGATLILVLRELNRVAIDEESADPLVLRVGSGLYTANVRVAQSQILDAVGRHPGQRSVTLDMPRQRTFTVTVLDALHELSDQLGRDGVELRIAGLPAAAVDVARRTRWWKGWEDAGRVAATVAEATRRRP; encoded by the coding sequence ATGACGCCGCTCTTCCCCACGCTTCGCGGCTACCAGCGAGGGTGGCTGCGCGCCGACGTCCTCGCCGGGCTCGCCGCCGGCGCCGTCGTGGTCCCGCAGGCGATGGCCTACGCCACCATCGCCGGTCTGCCGGTCCAGGTCGGTCTCTACACGTGCATGATTCCCATGCTCTTGTACGCCGTACTGGGCGGATCGAGAGTGTTGAGCACGTCCACCACCTCCACGATCGCCACGCTGACCGCGTCGACGATGGCCGCCGCCGGGGTGGCCGCGGGCTCGACGAGCGCGCTCGCGACCTTGACCGTCGAGGTCGGCCTGCTGTTGCTCGGCGGCTGGCTGCTCCGGCTGGGGGCGTTGGTGGAGAACATCTCCACCCCGGTGCTCGTCGGCGTGAAGACCGGCGTCGGGCTGGTCGTCGCCGTCGGGCAACTCCCGAAACTGCTGGGCATCGACGTGTCCTTGGCGGGTGGCTTCTTCGCCCAGCTCAACACGGTCGTGTCCCACCTCGGCGACGCGAACTCGACGACGATCGCCCTCTCGGCGGTCCTGCTCATCGTGCTCGTGGGGGCCGGATGGCTGCTGCCTCGCGTACCCGCGCCGTTGGTCGCGGTCGTGCTCGCGCTGCTCGCCAGCGTCCTGCTGGATCTGCCGTCGCGGGGCGTCGCCTTGATCGCCCCTGTGCCCAGCGGTCTGCCGGTGCCGGACCTACCCGGGTTCGCCCACTCCGCGGCGATGTTGCCGGGCGCGATCGCCATCGCCTTCATGGTGTTCATGGAAAGCCTGTCGGTCGGCCGGGCGATGCGGAAACCGAGCGAACCGGCGCTCGACAACGACCGGGAACTGCTGGCCGCCGGGGCTGCCGGCACGGCGGGTGCGTTCTTCGGCGCGATGCCGTCGGCCGGCGGCTTCTCGCAGACGGCGGTCAACGACCGGGCCGGCGCGCGTACGCAGGCCGCCCAGCTCGTGACCATCGCGCTCGCGGTGGCGGTCGCCTTGTGGCTGGCCCCGGTCCTGGACGAGCTACCGCAGGCGGCCTTGGCCGCGATGGTCCTCGTCGCCGTGCTCGGGCTGATCAAGCCGGCCGACTTCGCTCGCCTGGCCCGCATCGACCGCATCGAGTTCTGGATCGCCGCTGCGACCGCGTTCGTCGGCCTCACCGCCGGCCTGCTCGCCGCCGTCGCGGTCGGCATCGGGGCGACCCTCATCCTCGTCCTGCGAGAGTTGAATCGGGTGGCGATCGACGAGGAGAGCGCCGATCCGTTGGTGCTGCGGGTCGGTTCCGGCCTCTACACCGCCAACGTCCGGGTGGCCCAGTCGCAGATCCTCGACGCCGTCGGGCGGCATCCGGGGCAGCGGTCGGTGACGCTCGACATGCCCCGCCAGCGCACCTTCACCGTCACCGTGCTCGACGCGCTGCACGAACTGTCGGACCAGCTCGGGCGCGACGGAGTCGAGTTGCGGATCGCCGGCCTACCGGCGGCCGCAGTGGACGTCGCACGGCGTACCCGTTGGTGGAAAGGCTGGGAGGACGCGGGCCGGGTGGCGGCGACGGTGGCCGAGGCTACGCGGCGTCGGCCCTGA